The segment AGTCTTGCATGTCACTCTAGCTTCATCATTTAATACGTTGTTTGAATAAACAATACTTACACCGGCCTGTTCTTCTATTAGTTCTAAGGCTTGTTTTAAAGTTTTGTTTTTACAAGTTAAGGAAACTTCATCAGCAAGAATATTTGCATACATTCCAACTGAAACACAACTACACAACCCAATTGTTAAAACTCGCCTAATAGACTTTTGTCTCATCAACAATTGAGGAGAATAATTTAATAAACGCTTCATAATACTAGATTTTATTAATATGTTATTTTCCGTTAGCTTTTATTTCATACTTCGATTCCACCTCTCCTGAAGATACGGTAAAAAGCAAAGAATTTAAAATACTTACTAATGGGTTCTTCAAATCCAACCTCCCTGAAATCAACATCCCATCCAAATTCTCATCCTTCAAAACAATTTTCACATTATATATTTTTTCCAATTTTCGAATGACATTTTTCAGTGGTTCTCTTTCAAATTTCAAACGACCATCTATCCAAGATATATAATTAGAGACATCTACTGACTCAAGCTTTTCATTTGCTTTATCCGCCGCATAAGTATAACATTGATTCGGCTCCAAAATCATTGTTTCTTTGTTTCCGTCCAATGCTATCTTGCCCGAAACTAATACTGCCTGAAACAATTCTGCCTCTTGATCAGAAAGTACATTAAATTTAGTACCCAAAACCTCGACCGTCTTATAAGCTGTCCTTACACAAAAAGAACTTTTGCCATCTTTTACTACTTCAAAGTAAGCCTCACCTTCCAAATAAACTTCTCTTTTCTCCGAGTCAAACTCATCAGGATAAACCAAAGAAGAGCCAGAATTAAGATAGACTATCGAGTTATCTGCTAAAACTAATTTTGTTCTTTTACCGTAAGGAACAAACACTGCATTTAATTGCTTTCCTTCTCTTTTTTCAATTTGAGTCGAGTCATTAATAACAATCTTTTCATTATTATTATAACTAATCAGAGCAGAAGAATCTTTCAATGAAACAATCTGCTTATCAGCAACTTTTAAAGTTATCTCTGTTCTTTTCTCAACATCACTCAATAGCGCCTGATATTCTTCTATAGAATCTTGATTAGAACCAACAAACTGAGACATTCCCCAAAACACTCCTAAACAACAAGCAGCAATACCAATCGCTATTTTTATCCATGGAGCTTGTTTCTTCTCTTTCTGATAAGAAGGTATATAGAAATCAGTCAAAGAACAGATCAACATCAACTCTTTATAACGAGTCTTATTTTTATCATCCTTTTCAATCCAAGAAAGAATAGCCCGAGCTTCTTCTATCGTGCATTCTCCTTTTATATATTTAATCAAAAGTTCGTCAGACATATTCAAAATATTAACCTTCTCTAAATTAAAATACACGTAAAATAGAGATACACCCTAAAACAAAATGGCAATATTTGAATAAAAAAGTGTTAATATCAAAAAAGAATTATTCAAAAAAGGCTTTCCTAATCTCCAATAAGGCTTTTGTAATGTGATATTCTATTGTTTTTTCTAATAGTTGCATTCTCTCAGCTATTTCTTTATTTTTCAAACCCTCTTTTCTACTCATTAAAAAAATCTGCCTTGTTTTTTGTGGCAATTTATTAAGAATATTTTTCAATTTCACTTCATATTCATTCGATAGCAAAGAACACAATGTTTCATCTTCCAATACATATAAATTACTACGCTGATAAATTTGCTCCTCTGTCAAAGAAGACAAATCAACCATTTCCAAATGTTCCTTTCGCAAGTAATTTAAACACAAATTCCGAGTAATTACCAATAAATAGCCACTTATATCTTCTACATCTTTTAATTCGGCATGTTTATTCCATAAGGCTACAAAAACGTCCTCGACTATTTCCTCTGCAACAAATTCGTTTTTGACATATTGCAATGCATACTTATACAAGCGCTTCTGATATACATCCATAATATCACGCAACGCCCGACTGTTACCAGAACTTAATTGAGCAATAAGTCCTCGTACCATTGCACATATTTCATACACGACTATCATTACAGTCCATATATAATTTATACGACAAAATTATTAAATAAAATGAAATAACGATACTCATTTATTTCTAAAATCAATGTTTACTTCATCCATTTATTCTTTGTCCCAAATAATCTATAACAAAAAAGGATTCACATTCATATATTTCACTATACAAAACACTCAACAAAAAAAGTTTCTATTGCCTTTTATAACAATAGTAACTTTTGGATTTTTTGCTGAGATATATAAAATCGCCTGATAACTTTAGAACAGCGCTATCAATTCATCCACTGTAAGCAACTGCTGCTCGCCAGTGATCATATTCTTGACATTGATTTTGCCTTCTGTCATTTCGGTTTCGCCGACGATAGCCACATACGGGATTTTTTTCGTATCAGCATAACTCATCTGCTTTTTCATCTTGGCTGACTCCGGATATAATTCGGTACGAATACCGGCAGCGCGAACCTGGGCAACTAAAGGCAACAGATAGGCTTCTTCTTTTTCTCCGAAATTGACGAACAGAAGTTGTGTTGTCTGCAAAGCATCTTTCGGATACAGATCCAACTGATTCAATACATCGAAGATACGATCAGCACCAAAGGAAATACCTACTCCTGAAACGCCTTCCATTCCGAACACTCCTGTCAGATTATCATAGCGGCCACCACCGGTAATACTTCCGATCTGCACATCCAAGGCTTTCACTTCGAAGATAGCACCCGTATAATAGTTCAAGCCACGGGCCAACGTCAAATCCAATTCCAGTTCGGCACGCAAAGCTAATTTCTCAATCCGATCCAAGATGAATTCCATCTCGGCAATTCCCTTCATACCGGTTTCAGAAGTTGCCAGAATTTCTTTTAATGAAGCGATCTTTTCCCGGTTCGTTCCGCTCAACATAATCACCGGCTGCAGCTTACTGATGGCCTCTTCAGAAAGACCCTTTTCACGCAGCTCTTCGTTCACCTTCTCCAAACCGATTTTATCGAGTTTGTCGATAGCCACGGTAATATCAACGATCTTATCTGCCGCGCCTAATATTTCGGCTATTCCCGACAAGATTTTCCGGTTATTCATCTTGATGCACACCCGGATACCGAAACGATGGAATACTTCATCCATGATCTGAATCAGTTCCACTTCATTGATCAAAGAATCCGAACCAACCACATCACCATCACACTGATAGAATTCACGATAACGGCCTTTCTGCGGACGATCGGCACGCCAAACCGGCTGTATCTGATAACGCTTGAACGGGAAAGAAATCTCATTCCTGTGCTGCACCACGAAACGGGCAAACGGAACGGTCAAGTCATAACGCAAGCCTTTTTCGCAGGCTTTTGCCGCAAACTTCACCGGATTCTTTTCCAGCAGCTCTTCACAGGAAATGCTCGAGAAACAATCGCCTGAATTCAAGATCTTGAAAAGCAGTTTGTCTCCTTCTTCGCCATATTTACCCATCAGGGTAGACAGGTTTTCCATGGCCGGTGTTTCAATCTGCTGGAATCCGTACAAATGATAGACATCACGGATTGTATTGAATATATAATTACGTTTCGCCATTTCCTCCGGCGAAAAGTCTCTTGTTCCTTTAGGGATAGATGGTTTCTGCATGTTTATTTCGTTTTTAGTTTATTCATTCTTATTGAGTAAGGTTTCCGTTGACAAGGCTTTAGATACTGAACGCCGTTATCTTGTCAACTCGTTACCTGTTTCATCGTTTATAATCATACCGCTGCCCAGACACAAATGATGGTCCTTATCATAAACCACACCGTATTGTCCGGGAGCAATACCCTGGATCTTATCATCCGATTCGATACGGTAAACATCTCCAATCCGGCGGATACAGCCATGCGTAAACTCAGGCGTATGACGTACTTTAAAGGTTATTTCCTTGGCGTCGTCAAATTCGCCCCAGATATCTTCGGTGATAAAATCAAAGCCGTGCATATTGATCACTTTGCCATACTGCGTTTCCGGATCATAGCCATTGGATACATAAATAATATTCCGACGGATATCCTTCTTGATGACAAACCACGGACCGCCGCTTAATCCCAGGCCTTTTCGCTGACCGATGGTATGGAACCAGTATCCGTTGTGCTTGCCCAAGACTTTGCCCGTTTCCAGCTCGATAATCTTTCCTGGTCGCTTACCTAAATAGCGTTCGATAAAATCATTATAGTTGATTTTCCCCAAGAAGCAGATTCCCTGGCTGTCTTTACGTTTCGCACTGGGTAATTTCTGTGCTTCAGCAATCGCACGGACTTCGCTCTTCATCAGATGTCCGATCGGGAACATCAGTTTCTGTATCTGCAACCGCGTGATCTGCCCCAGAAAGTCGGTCTGATCTTTTACCGGATCTTTAGCCGTCGAAAGCCAGACTTTCCCATCGATTTCCGTCGTCGTCGCATAATGCCCGGTTGCAATCTTGTCGAAGTCTTTTCCCCATTTCTCTTCAAAGCAACCAAACTTGATGAACTTATTACACATCATATCCGGATTCGGAGTCAGTCCGCGTTTCACCGAATCAATGGTATAACTCACCACTTTGTCCCAATATTCATCATGCAACGAAACTTGCTCAAAGCGGCAACCATATTTCTTGGCGATATAAGAAGTTATTTCTATATCTTCCTCTGCCGGGCAATCAATGTATCCGTCTTTGTCTTCCATTCCGATACGGATATAAAAGATAGTCGGATCATATCCGGCCTCCTTCAACATGTGTACGACAACCGAGCTGTCTACTCCGCCTGAAACTAAAGCTGCTATTTCCATAAATATCTATTTTCTTTCTCCCCTGCAAAGGTACATATTATTAAGGAATACCCTGCATTTTTAACCAAATGATATTTCAGCTGCCAACTATTCATCTTTTGTATTCATCTTTTGGCCACTGCTTCTTTTCGTTTCATCTCCAACAATACGCCTCCTGACAGCGGAATAGCCAATACAAAGGTAAACATGTCTGATACAGCCTGACACATTTCAACACCCTGCAAACCTAAGTAATAAGGCAGAATAAAAATCAACGGGATGAAAAACAATCCCTGACGGGCAGATGCCAGGATAGTAGCTCTGACCGATTTACGAATGGTCTGCAGCATCATATTACTCAATATGATCCACGCGCCTAACGGATAAGTAATCAATTGCCAGCGCAAAGCTGCCGAACCGGTTTCAATCACCAACGGATCGCCTTTCCGGAACAAGGCAACGATTTCTTCGGCATAACCCATTCCGGCCACCGAACAGCACAGTAAAAAGATAAAACCCACTTTGACACTGAACCAGAAACCCTGCCGAACACGAGCATACAACCCGGCTCCATAATTAAATCCACATAAAGGCTGGAAACCTTGACCGAAACCTATCAGGAATGAATTGATAAACATACCGATCCGCGACACAATAGACATGCCGGCAATGGCAGCATCACCATAATTACCGGCAGACACATTCAAGAAGATAGTCGAAATACTGGCCAGTCCCTGACGGGCCAATGAAGGTGTTCCTCCTCCGATAATCTCTTTCACGAAGCTCCATGAAAAAGTAAAATTCCGGTAATGAATGCGGATATTACCTTCACGACGCCCCATATAAAACAGCAGGCAAAAGCTAAACACCTGACTGATTACAGTGGCTATAGCCGCACCTGAAATTCCTAAATCGCAGACAAAAATCAAGATCGGGTCCAAGATTACATTGGTTGCCGCACCCGCAACAATTCCCACCATGGCATAAGCAGCATTTCCCTGAAAACGCATCTGGTTGTTCAAGACCAGCGAAGCAATCATAAAGGGAGAACCCAACAATATAATTCCCAGATACCGCTCCGTATAGGGTAGAATCGTTGGCGTCGAGCCCAAGGCATACGAAAGCGGACGGAGCAGCAATAGTCCGAGCAGCATAAGAATCACGCCCAGCGACAACGCCAGGAAAAATCCGGTAGCCGCCATCCTGCTGGCAGCTTCATCTTCTTTAGCTCCCAATTTGCGGGAAATATAATTACCGGAACCGTGACCAAAGAAAAAGCCGACAGCCTGTATGATCGACATGACAGAAAATACAATTCCTACTGCAGCAGTCGACTGAGTATTAATCTTCCCCACAAAATAGGTATCGGCGATGTTATAGAAAGAAGTAACCAGCATACTGACAATGGTTGGAACGGCCAGTGTCATAATCACTTTAGGCACCGGAGCCGTCGTCAGATACTTAAAATTGTCTTTTGTTCGATGCATCTTTATCTCTTTTTATTGCCATTTCCCCAAAGGCCGTGAATCCATTGTTCCCGATTCAGGCCTAAACGGAACATCTTGTTCCACATTAACTGGTTCTTCCAACAGATAGATTCAAGCAGGTATTGGAAAGGCAGTCAGGTACCAACGCTACTCCGATGAAAAAAGCGATGTTACCTGGCTGCCCTTTATTTTCTTCCTTCTTCTTCTGTTATTTCAGTAACAGAACGGGCTGATTATTTCCAGACGAAACCGTCCTGGTTAATCCGCCATACTGAACCATCTGCTGCCGGCAATGAGATTTCGAACAAGGAAGCTGTCCGTTCTACGGTCATTTTAGCTACCTGTTCAGCCGAACAAATATCTGAAGCCTTCAGCGCCGTTGCTGTAGCAGCAAATTCGCCTGTCGCTTCCTGATATTCTTTCTGCCGGTAATACAACTGGCGCAACATCCACTTCACCGCTTCCTCCGGCTTTTCCTGGAAAGTATCTTCGCCCTGGCCAGCCACTTTATCAGAGAATTGAACATAACCCCAGTATTCAGGCAAGTGGATATTGATAATTCCGGTTGGTGCCCAAACCCAGTTATATTCACGGATCTTATCTTCACCCTTGATCGGGATCTTCACATATTTGCCGTCTTTTACCTCGGTAGTCCATTCCACCCGAGAGAAATTCACCCGGAACTGATCACCCTTATTCGGAGCACCTTTATGATCATTCATAACCTGATTTAAAGT is part of the Parabacteroides sp. AD58 genome and harbors:
- the mnmA gene encoding tRNA 2-thiouridine(34) synthase MnmA, whose amino-acid sequence is MEIAALVSGGVDSSVVVHMLKEAGYDPTIFYIRIGMEDKDGYIDCPAEEDIEITSYIAKKYGCRFEQVSLHDEYWDKVVSYTIDSVKRGLTPNPDMMCNKFIKFGCFEEKWGKDFDKIATGHYATTTEIDGKVWLSTAKDPVKDQTDFLGQITRLQIQKLMFPIGHLMKSEVRAIAEAQKLPSAKRKDSQGICFLGKINYNDFIERYLGKRPGKIIELETGKVLGKHNGYWFHTIGQRKGLGLSGGPWFVIKKDIRRNIIYVSNGYDPETQYGKVINMHGFDFITEDIWGEFDDAKEITFKVRHTPEFTHGCIRRIGDVYRIESDDKIQGIAPGQYGVVYDKDHHLCLGSGMIINDETGNELTR
- a CDS encoding FecR family protein; translation: MSDELLIKYIKGECTIEEARAILSWIEKDDKNKTRYKELMLICSLTDFYIPSYQKEKKQAPWIKIAIGIAACCLGVFWGMSQFVGSNQDSIEEYQALLSDVEKRTEITLKVADKQIVSLKDSSALISYNNNEKIVINDSTQIEKREGKQLNAVFVPYGKRTKLVLADNSIVYLNSGSSLVYPDEFDSEKREVYLEGEAYFEVVKDGKSSFCVRTAYKTVEVLGTKFNVLSDQEAELFQAVLVSGKIALDGNKETMILEPNQCYTYAADKANEKLESVDVSNYISWIDGRLKFEREPLKNVIRKLEKIYNVKIVLKDENLDGMLISGRLDLKNPLVSILNSLLFTVSSGEVESKYEIKANGK
- a CDS encoding MATE family efflux transporter, whose translation is MHRTKDNFKYLTTAPVPKVIMTLAVPTIVSMLVTSFYNIADTYFVGKINTQSTAAVGIVFSVMSIIQAVGFFFGHGSGNYISRKLGAKEDEAASRMAATGFFLALSLGVILMLLGLLLLRPLSYALGSTPTILPYTERYLGIILLGSPFMIASLVLNNQMRFQGNAAYAMVGIVAGAATNVILDPILIFVCDLGISGAAIATVISQVFSFCLLFYMGRREGNIRIHYRNFTFSWSFVKEIIGGGTPSLARQGLASISTIFLNVSAGNYGDAAIAGMSIVSRIGMFINSFLIGFGQGFQPLCGFNYGAGLYARVRQGFWFSVKVGFIFLLCCSVAGMGYAEEIVALFRKGDPLVIETGSAALRWQLITYPLGAWIILSNMMLQTIRKSVRATILASARQGLFFIPLIFILPYYLGLQGVEMCQAVSDMFTFVLAIPLSGGVLLEMKRKEAVAKR
- the hisS gene encoding histidine--tRNA ligase produces the protein MQKPSIPKGTRDFSPEEMAKRNYIFNTIRDVYHLYGFQQIETPAMENLSTLMGKYGEEGDKLLFKILNSGDCFSSISCEELLEKNPVKFAAKACEKGLRYDLTVPFARFVVQHRNEISFPFKRYQIQPVWRADRPQKGRYREFYQCDGDVVGSDSLINEVELIQIMDEVFHRFGIRVCIKMNNRKILSGIAEILGAADKIVDITVAIDKLDKIGLEKVNEELREKGLSEEAISKLQPVIMLSGTNREKIASLKEILATSETGMKGIAEMEFILDRIEKLALRAELELDLTLARGLNYYTGAIFEVKALDVQIGSITGGGRYDNLTGVFGMEGVSGVGISFGADRIFDVLNQLDLYPKDALQTTQLLFVNFGEKEEAYLLPLVAQVRAAGIRTELYPESAKMKKQMSYADTKKIPYVAIVGETEMTEGKINVKNMITGEQQLLTVDELIALF
- a CDS encoding RNA polymerase sigma-70 factor; protein product: MVRGLIAQLSSGNSRALRDIMDVYQKRLYKYALQYVKNEFVAEEIVEDVFVALWNKHAELKDVEDISGYLLVITRNLCLNYLRKEHLEMVDLSSLTEEQIYQRSNLYVLEDETLCSLLSNEYEVKLKNILNKLPQKTRQIFLMSRKEGLKNKEIAERMQLLEKTIEYHITKALLEIRKAFFE